The proteins below come from a single Mya arenaria isolate MELC-2E11 chromosome 8, ASM2691426v1 genomic window:
- the LOC128245039 gene encoding low-density lipoprotein receptor-related protein 12-like: MRIIFFIVLSIVIFQFKCTNGIETFYMDQYCGSTIDMIMEGIDDGKLVIDGYVNQRDCNVTIETWYTADRLHFQFEDFDMGSGICDDTYFTVYDGDVPGTVNKIHGLDRVCGSGGVEGDFTSSGRYLTFRFKNGGDFSYNQMTLVFTAYHTGYCYSYEYSCDNGRCISEDSNCNGYDPCGDQSDCRLGVGEITGIVLGVVFGVVVLAVLGFVIFRKNRVQTIQQYPGPYDAQTAIIQRQVMPPAYGGAYQQQTSYQVATSIQGNK; this comes from the exons atgagaataatcttttttattgttttatcgattgttatttttcaattcaaatgTACCAATGGAATTGAAACAT TCTACATGGACCAGTACTGCGGAAGTACCATCGACATGATTATGGAGGGAATCGATGACGGTAAACTCGTTATTGACGGTTACGTCAACCAACGTGACTGCAACGTCACCATAGAAACGTGGTACACGGCGGATAGGCTCCATTTTCAGTTTGAAGATTTTGACATGGGCTCGGGCATTTGTGATGACACCTACTTTACTGTTTACGATGGTGATGTTCCAGGGACGGTCAACAAAATTCATG gACTGGACAGGGTATGTGGAAGCGGAGGCGTAGAAGGTGACTTTACAAGTTCTGGTCGCTACCTCACCTTTCGGTTTAAGAATGGGGGCGACTTCAGCTACAACCAGATGACCCTAGTCTTCACTGCTTATCACACGG GTTATTGCTATTCATACGAGTACAGCTGTGACAACGGGCGATGTATCAGCGAAGATTCAAACTGTAACGGTTACGATCCGTGCGGTGACCAATCAGATTGCCGCCTTGGTGTAGGGGAAATAACTGGTATCGTGCTAGGCGTCGTTTTTGGAGTTGTCGTCCTTGCTGTTCTTGGCTTTGTTATTTTTCGAAAAAATCGTGTTCAG ACCATTCAGCAGTACCCTGGTCCATACGACGCCCAGACAGCAATAATCCAGAGACAAGTGATGCCTCCTGCATACGGCGGGGCTTATCAGCAACAAACATCTTACCAAGTTGCTACCTCCATTCAGgggaataaataa
- the LOC128245036 gene encoding tyrosine-protein phosphatase non-receptor type 1-like isoform X1 codes for MMSRVEREFNEYESQHIWPHVYQKIKNEASLQSISEKHSVGEARKPENRLKNRYRDVSPYDHSRVVLNDGDSDYINASFIQVPQSNRRYILSQGPLEHTAGEFWQMIWEQNTKAVIMLNRVIEKGTLKCHQYWPLGEDEDDEEMMYEETGLKITLQEEQEMPDYTLRTFDVENLQTNEVREVYHFHYTTWPDFGIPSSPNAFLEFLYAVREKGVLSNNVGPSVIHCSAGIGRSGTFCLVDSALVLVEKTGTMEGIDVQSLLISMRSYRMGLIQTFDQLKFSYMAIIAGGKEILKSAGAQQVNSVLDDYINREGEDEAPTPPQRVESLSPSHRGSPPPPPPRSFPVDDHPEGSPSKQRKLDEAQTAIPPKPPRAHVFQTNDDDYVKDYEAKEIVGDNVNDTETDKGVKGERLDTENNNPVDEAVNFREEDRRDEGPEGGPGDQEGEGIQENSMEEAQEQQGNDVSEQESGTQLRQRRKEEREKRKEKTQEMLRRMKAKQHQSDTWKKRKSYFKPIAIGLSIIFGSYLLYKFLW; via the exons ATGATGTCCCGTGTTGAAAGGgagtttaatgaatatgagtcTCAACATATTTGGCCACACGTTTATCAG AAAATAAAGAATGAAGCCTCCCTGCAGTCTATATCAGAGAAACACAGTGTTGGAGAAGCTCGCAAACCAGAGAACCGGCTTAAAAATAGATACAGGGATGTCAGTCCAT ATGACCACAGTCGTGTGGTTCTGAATGACGGGGATTCTGACTACATCAATGCTAGCTTCATTCAGGTCCCCCAGTCCAATAGGAGATACATTCTCTCACAG GGACCACTGGAGCACACAGCCGGAGAGTTCTGGCAGATGATATGGGAACAAAACACTAAGGCCGTCATCATGCTTAATAGGGTCATTGAAAAGGGAACG CTAAAGTGCCATCAATACTGGCCACTTGGGGAGGATGAAGATGACGAGGAAATGATGTACGAAGAAACAGGATTAAAGATAACCCTTCAGGAAGAACAGGAGATGCCAGACTACACACTGCGAACCTTTGACGTTGAGAATCTACAG ACCAATGAAGTTAGAGAGGTCTACCATTTCCACTATACAACGTGGCCAGACTTCGGTATCCCCAGCTCACCAAACGCATTTCTTGAGTTCCTGTACGCTGTCAGGGAGAAGGGCGTCCTTTCCAATAACGTTGGTCCATCAGTCATTCACTGCAGTGCTGGCATCGGACGCAGTGGGACATTCTGTCTCGTGGATTCAGCATTGGTTTTG GTTGAAAAAACTGGTACAATGGAAGGCATAGATGTACAGTCTTTGCTCATTTCGATGCGGTCGTACCGGATGGGCCTCATACAGACGTTCGATCAACTCAAGTTTTCGTATATGGCGATTATCGCAGGGGGCAAGGAAATTCTCAAGTCAGCAGGGGCTCAGCAGGTTAATAGTGTCCTTGATGATTACATAAATAGG GAAGGTGAAGATGAGGCCCCGACTCCCCCTCAGCGTGTCGAGAGCCTCTCCCCGTCCCACAGAGGTAGCCCTCCTCCCCCACCTCCCCGCAGTTTCCCAGTTGATGACCATCCGGAAGGTTCTCCCAGTAAACAACGCAAACTTGATGAGGCCCAGACAGCTATACCACCGAAACCTCCACGTGCACATGTTTTTCAGAcaaatgatgatgattatgttaAAGACTATGAAGCAAAAGAAATCGTCGGTGACAATGTTAATGACACTGAAACTGATAAAGGTGTAAAGGGTGAGAGATTGGACACAGAGAACAATAATCCTGTGGATGAAGCGGTGAATTTTCGTGAGGAGGATAGAAGGGATGAGGGCCCAGAAGGGGGTCCAGGTGACCAAGAGGGAGAGGGGATTCAGGAGAACTCGATGGAAGAGGCTCAGGAACAACAGGGGAACGATGTGTCAGAGCAGGAAAG TGGTACTCAATTAAGACAGCGTAGAAAAGAAGAAAGAGAGAAACGAAAAGAAAAAACTCAAGAAATGCTTCGTAGAATGAAAGCAAAGCAGCATCAAAGTGACACTTGGAAGAAACGAAAGTCTTACTTCAAACCTATAGCGATAGGACTGTCCATAATATTTGGATCATATCTCTTATATAAATTCCTATGGTAG
- the LOC128245036 gene encoding tyrosine-protein phosphatase non-receptor type 1-like isoform X2: MMSRVEREFNEYESQHIWPHVYQKIKNEASLQSISEKHSVGEARKPENRLKNRYRDVSPYDHSRVVLNDGDSDYINASFIQVPQSNRRYILSQGPLEHTAGEFWQMIWEQNTKAVIMLNRVIEKGTLKCHQYWPLGEDEDDEEMMYEETGLKITLQEEQEMPDYTLRTFDVENLQTNEVREVYHFHYTTWPDFGIPSSPNAFLEFLYAVREKGVLSNNVGPSVIHCSAGIGRSGTFCLVDSALVLVEKTGTMEGIDVQSLLISMRSYRMGLIQTFDQLKFSYMAIIAGGKEILKSAGAQQEGEDEAPTPPQRVESLSPSHRGSPPPPPPRSFPVDDHPEGSPSKQRKLDEAQTAIPPKPPRAHVFQTNDDDYVKDYEAKEIVGDNVNDTETDKGVKGERLDTENNNPVDEAVNFREEDRRDEGPEGGPGDQEGEGIQENSMEEAQEQQGNDVSEQESGTQLRQRRKEEREKRKEKTQEMLRRMKAKQHQSDTWKKRKSYFKPIAIGLSIIFGSYLLYKFLW; encoded by the exons ATGATGTCCCGTGTTGAAAGGgagtttaatgaatatgagtcTCAACATATTTGGCCACACGTTTATCAG AAAATAAAGAATGAAGCCTCCCTGCAGTCTATATCAGAGAAACACAGTGTTGGAGAAGCTCGCAAACCAGAGAACCGGCTTAAAAATAGATACAGGGATGTCAGTCCAT ATGACCACAGTCGTGTGGTTCTGAATGACGGGGATTCTGACTACATCAATGCTAGCTTCATTCAGGTCCCCCAGTCCAATAGGAGATACATTCTCTCACAG GGACCACTGGAGCACACAGCCGGAGAGTTCTGGCAGATGATATGGGAACAAAACACTAAGGCCGTCATCATGCTTAATAGGGTCATTGAAAAGGGAACG CTAAAGTGCCATCAATACTGGCCACTTGGGGAGGATGAAGATGACGAGGAAATGATGTACGAAGAAACAGGATTAAAGATAACCCTTCAGGAAGAACAGGAGATGCCAGACTACACACTGCGAACCTTTGACGTTGAGAATCTACAG ACCAATGAAGTTAGAGAGGTCTACCATTTCCACTATACAACGTGGCCAGACTTCGGTATCCCCAGCTCACCAAACGCATTTCTTGAGTTCCTGTACGCTGTCAGGGAGAAGGGCGTCCTTTCCAATAACGTTGGTCCATCAGTCATTCACTGCAGTGCTGGCATCGGACGCAGTGGGACATTCTGTCTCGTGGATTCAGCATTGGTTTTG GTTGAAAAAACTGGTACAATGGAAGGCATAGATGTACAGTCTTTGCTCATTTCGATGCGGTCGTACCGGATGGGCCTCATACAGACGTTCGATCAACTCAAGTTTTCGTATATGGCGATTATCGCAGGGGGCAAGGAAATTCTCAAGTCAGCAGGGGCTCAGCAG GAAGGTGAAGATGAGGCCCCGACTCCCCCTCAGCGTGTCGAGAGCCTCTCCCCGTCCCACAGAGGTAGCCCTCCTCCCCCACCTCCCCGCAGTTTCCCAGTTGATGACCATCCGGAAGGTTCTCCCAGTAAACAACGCAAACTTGATGAGGCCCAGACAGCTATACCACCGAAACCTCCACGTGCACATGTTTTTCAGAcaaatgatgatgattatgttaAAGACTATGAAGCAAAAGAAATCGTCGGTGACAATGTTAATGACACTGAAACTGATAAAGGTGTAAAGGGTGAGAGATTGGACACAGAGAACAATAATCCTGTGGATGAAGCGGTGAATTTTCGTGAGGAGGATAGAAGGGATGAGGGCCCAGAAGGGGGTCCAGGTGACCAAGAGGGAGAGGGGATTCAGGAGAACTCGATGGAAGAGGCTCAGGAACAACAGGGGAACGATGTGTCAGAGCAGGAAAG TGGTACTCAATTAAGACAGCGTAGAAAAGAAGAAAGAGAGAAACGAAAAGAAAAAACTCAAGAAATGCTTCGTAGAATGAAAGCAAAGCAGCATCAAAGTGACACTTGGAAGAAACGAAAGTCTTACTTCAAACCTATAGCGATAGGACTGTCCATAATATTTGGATCATATCTCTTATATAAATTCCTATGGTAG